In the Sphingobium sp. Z007 genome, GGCGGAGATCGAGCGCGAATATGCGCAGATGGATACCGCGCTCAATATCCAGGTCGAAAATGCGGATACGGAACCGGGCGCCAAGCAGGCCAGCGATCTCGTCAGCGCCGTGGACATTCGTGAAACCACCGTCAGCCCGCAGGCCGCCGTCGAGATTTTCCGGGCGGGCAAGCCTGCCATGACCCCGGAAAAAATCCTCGATTCCACCCGTCGTCTTTTCTCCGCAGGCGTATTCCGCGCGCTGATGGTCACGGGCAAGGTCCAGCCCGGCCTCGACGCCAAGCTCGCCGCCGCGGTCGCTGCGCCGGTGAAGGCGGCCACCAACGCCCGTCTCGCCGACAAGGCGGTGACCATGGACGACCTGCCCAAGCTCGGCCCGCCCGGAACGGTCGTGTCGCGGACCCCGGTCGGGCTTCAAGGCATGGAAAGCATCGCCTTTGCCAACGGCGTCAAGCTGACCCTCTTCGCCAATGATGCGGAAACCGAAAAGGTGCGGATCAACGTCCGCTTCGGCCATGGGCAGCAGGCTTTCTCGCCGACCAAGCCGGTCGCCAGCTGGGCTGGTGATTATGCGCTGGTGGCGGGCGGCATCGGTAAGCTGGGCCAGCGCGAACTGGACGACCTGACCAACGGCCGCCGCATGGGCATGGATTTCTCGATCGACGACGACGCTTTTGAGATGCAGGCCGTGACCCGTCCCGCCGACTATCGCGATCAACTGCGCCTCTTCGCGACCAAGCTGGCTGAGCCGGGCTGGGACCCGGCGCCGCTTGCGCGGGTGAAGACTGGCGCGATCGTCGCCTATGACGCCATGTCGCGCGCGCCGGACTCGGTGCTGGGCCGCGATCTCAACTGGCTGTTGCATGACAAGGATGTGCGTTTCCGCACCCCGTCGCGCGCGGAGATAGAAGCGCTCACGCCGCAGGCGTTCCGCGCGACTTGGGAACCGATCCTCGCTTCCGGGCCGATCGAGGTGCAGATTTTCGGCCAGGTAAAGGCCGACGAGGCGATCCAGGCGGTCGCCGCGACCTTCGGCGCTCTGCCGGCCCGGCCTGACGTGCCCGTTCCCCCGATCAACCGGGCGATGCGCTTCCCCGCCCATGTCGAAACCCCGGTTGTTCTGCGGCACAAGGGCGATAAGGAACAGGCGGCGGCGGTCATGGCCTGGCCGACGGCGGGTGGCTTCGAACTGCAAAAGGAAGCACGCCAGTTAGAGATATTGACCCAGATTTTCAACGACCGCCTGTTCGACAAGCTGCGCTCTACCGAAGGCGCGGCCTACTCGCCCAGCGTCCAGAATAACTGGCCCTTCTCCTACGAAAGCGGCGGCTACATCCTGGTCACCAGCCAGGTCCGGCCCGACAAGATCGCCTATTTCTACAGCGTGGTGAAGGACACGGCGGCCGATCTCGCCAAGACGCTGGTCAGCGATGACGAACTGCAACGCGCCGTCGCGCCGATGCGGCAGTTGCTGATGCGGGCCAGCACCGGCAACGCCTTCTGGATGAACCAGATGGAGGGCACGACCCATGACGCACGCTATGTCGATGCGATGAAAAACATGTCTCAGGACATGCTCACCGTCACGCCTGCGCAATTGCAGGCGCTCGCGGCGAAATATCTGGTGCCGGGGAAGAGCTGGTCGACGGTCGTCCTGCCCGAAGGGGTGACGGCGCGCTGATCGCGCCGCCCCGCATCACGCTGGTTCGTGAATCTCCATCAACTGTTCGTAGAGGCGGACATATTCCAGGTGGAGGTCGCGGATCGCGGGATTGGTGGATTGCGCTGCGAGTTCGCGGTTCCTTTCCAGCCGTTCCGCGAAATAGCGCCGGTCAAAACAAGGCGTCGTTTTCATTCATGGCCTCCCATCATGGTCGGGCGGATAAATGGATTAGACATCAATAAGTTGCGCTGGCCTATGAGGGTGCGCACGCCGTGCGGCAGATGGTGATCCTGGTGCGGTAGGGTGGTGTAGTGGATTAGCCGGCCCTCGCGCGCGGACCGTGCTAGCGCCGCGCGTCATTATGGCATCGCGACAGGACGGTTGCGCTCATGGCCCTGCCGGCAGTGGCCCGAACCGGTCGGATACAGCCCGCCGGGCTTTACGCCTTGCGCTGCCAGGCATGAGCCTACGCGCGGGGCGAAAGCGCTAAACTCCGCGCAGCGCGGCGACGATCATCTGTGCGGTGCGCTGGGCGGCGCTGCTCGCCGACAGCCGTGGCCGCGACAGGCTGCGGTGGCCCAGCCCGAAAAGGCAGGCAAGGATCATTTCCTCCGCGGCGTCCAGCGCATCGCCGGACAGCTTGTCATTGGCCGCGCAGGCGAAATAGCGTATGTAGGTGCGGAACCGCTGGCACATCGCGCCAATCGTGTCGGCGACGGCGGGGTTGCGGAAACTTTCGGCCAATATGTCAAAGGACAGGGCCTCGTCTTTCTCGTCGATCGTATGCAACAGCAATTGTTCGAACGTCTCCTCTATCGTCAATTCATCCGAATCCAGCCGCGCCTGAATCTCCGCCATTTCAAGGCACCACTCATCCGCATCGTCATGGACCAGCGCCTCGATTATATCTTCCTTGCTCTTGAACAGGCGGTATATCTGGCCAACCGAAACCTGGGCGGCAACTGCCAGTTCGGCCATAGCGGTCTGGTGAAATCCATGGCTGTCGAATAAGCTACGGGCGGCCGTCAAAATGCGCACACGACCGTTTTTTTCTTGCTGCACTGCAACCACGTCCACCCCTTCAACATTTTTTGCCTCTTGAAATCCCATAGCCATGATCGTACCTGCCCGGCAAGCGGAATGAATGTTCATTCCATATCTTTGATCCCTAATTCGAAACGGATATTCAAACGATGCAAAAGGGGACAATCATCGGTCTGCTGGCGTGCGCGTCGGCTCTGGCGCTAAGCGGCTGCGGCGAAAGTCCGCCACCAGCGCCTCCGCCGCCTGCCGTTGGCGTGGTCACGCTCAAGGTCGAATCGGCGCCGCTGATCAATGAACTTCCGGGCCGAATTGTCGCATTCGAGACCGCCGAAGTGCGACCCCAGATCAGCGGCGTCATCCGTCGTCGCCTGTTCCAGGAAGGCGGCAATGTCCGCGCCGGTCAGCTTCTTTACGAAATCGATGATGCGCCCTATCGCGCCGCGCTGGCCCAGGCGCAGGGTTCGCTCGCGCGCGCCAATGCCGCGATCCGATCGACCGGGTTGCAGGCGCAGCGCTACAAAGATCTCGTCGGCATCAACGCTGTCAGCCGCCAGGAATATGATGACGCGGACGCCGCGGCCCAACAGGCGCGCGCCGATGTTGCAGCGCAACGTGGCGCAGTCCAGGCGGCGCAGGTAAATCAGAATTTCACCCGCATCCGCGCGCCCATTTCAGGCCGGATCAGCCGCTCGCTCTTTACGCCCGGCGCCCTGGTGCAGGCGGGGCAGGCCGACGCGCTCACGACGATTCAGCGCACGGATACTGTCTATGTCGATGTCTCGCAGTCGGCCGCACAGATCATCGACCTCAAGCAGGCGATGAAGAGCGGCGGCGTCAGCCAGGCCGATGGCGCGCGTATCCAGTTGCTGCTGCCCAATGGCAGCGTCTATCCGATCGAGGGCCGCCTGCAATTTTCCGAAGTCACCGTCGATCCCACATCAGGCGCGGTAACCTTGCGCGCCACCTTCCCCAACCCCGATGGCCTGTTGCTGCCCGGCATGTATGTCCGCGCAAAGCTGGTGGAGGGGCAGCGGACGCAAGCGATCCTGGCGCCGCAACAGGGCATCAGTCGCGATCCCCGTGGCCGGGCGACCGCCATGGTCGTGGGCAAGGATAGTAAGGTCGAAATACGCCAGGTGACGGTCGATCGCGCCGTCGGCGACAAGTGGATCGTGACGGGCGGTCTGAAGGCTGGTGACCGGTTGATCGTCGAAGGGCTCGTGAACCTGCGTCCCGGCACGGTCGTCAAGCCCGGCGCGCCGCAACAGGTAACGGCGACCCAGGCCGACGGGCAAAAGGGCGCGCCGTCGGCCCAGGGCGGGGCGAACTAAACCATGGCCCGCTATTTTATCGACCGACC is a window encoding:
- a CDS encoding pitrilysin family protein produces the protein MHFIPRRSAASLSVIALLLSGAPLAARTDTAPAATQANASGQAQTRPWLYENSDVPIDPAWRFGTLSNGLRYAVRRNGVPPGQVSVRLRIDAGSLMERPDELGYAHFIEHLSMRGSRHVPDGESKRIWQRLGVTFGSDSNAQTTPTGTTYALDLPQATPTALTESMKILSGMMTDPNIVDSAVDAERAVVLAERRESDGPQMRMSDASRLHFFAGQPLADHAPIGTVATLTAATAAKVEAFHQRWYRPENAVISIAGDIDPAQAEQLIKDNFASWAVPGKGAPLPDFGAPDAKRPATRVVVEPGVPLGLTLAWLRPWTPHADTIVYNQDKLTDMLALQIISRRLEQAARAGGSFLQAGVEQQDVSRSVDGTFMTIIPTGENWEKALADVRAVVEDAKATPPSVAEIEREYAQMDTALNIQVENADTEPGAKQASDLVSAVDIRETTVSPQAAVEIFRAGKPAMTPEKILDSTRRLFSAGVFRALMVTGKVQPGLDAKLAAAVAAPVKAATNARLADKAVTMDDLPKLGPPGTVVSRTPVGLQGMESIAFANGVKLTLFANDAETEKVRINVRFGHGQQAFSPTKPVASWAGDYALVAGGIGKLGQRELDDLTNGRRMGMDFSIDDDAFEMQAVTRPADYRDQLRLFATKLAEPGWDPAPLARVKTGAIVAYDAMSRAPDSVLGRDLNWLLHDKDVRFRTPSRAEIEALTPQAFRATWEPILASGPIEVQIFGQVKADEAIQAVAATFGALPARPDVPVPPINRAMRFPAHVETPVVLRHKGDKEQAAAVMAWPTAGGFELQKEARQLEILTQIFNDRLFDKLRSTEGAAYSPSVQNNWPFSYESGGYILVTSQVRPDKIAYFYSVVKDTAADLAKTLVSDDELQRAVAPMRQLLMRASTGNAFWMNQMEGTTHDARYVDAMKNMSQDMLTVTPAQLQALAAKYLVPGKSWSTVVLPEGVTAR
- a CDS encoding TetR/AcrR family transcriptional regulator, with translation MVAVQQEKNGRVRILTAARSLFDSHGFHQTAMAELAVAAQVSVGQIYRLFKSKEDIIEALVHDDADEWCLEMAEIQARLDSDELTIEETFEQLLLHTIDEKDEALSFDILAESFRNPAVADTIGAMCQRFRTYIRYFACAANDKLSGDALDAAEEMILACLFGLGHRSLSRPRLSASSAAQRTAQMIVAALRGV
- a CDS encoding efflux RND transporter periplasmic adaptor subunit, translated to MQKGTIIGLLACASALALSGCGESPPPAPPPPAVGVVTLKVESAPLINELPGRIVAFETAEVRPQISGVIRRRLFQEGGNVRAGQLLYEIDDAPYRAALAQAQGSLARANAAIRSTGLQAQRYKDLVGINAVSRQEYDDADAAAQQARADVAAQRGAVQAAQVNQNFTRIRAPISGRISRSLFTPGALVQAGQADALTTIQRTDTVYVDVSQSAAQIIDLKQAMKSGGVSQADGARIQLLLPNGSVYPIEGRLQFSEVTVDPTSGAVTLRATFPNPDGLLLPGMYVRAKLVEGQRTQAILAPQQGISRDPRGRATAMVVGKDSKVEIRQVTVDRAVGDKWIVTGGLKAGDRLIVEGLVNLRPGTVVKPGAPQQVTATQADGQKGAPSAQGGAN